From Prochlorococcus sp. MIT 1223, the proteins below share one genomic window:
- a CDS encoding RNB domain-containing ribonuclease, whose translation MITIRNILSFLSKDETIEIKTLEKALKLTKKDLKIKLDIALKALAKLDIIDIDELYNVKLSDNTNNIKAKIRCSSKGYCFAYTEDDHEDIYIREHSLNHAWHGDSVLVRLHKEGHRRKSPEGSVLCILERNTSSLISTIRQSESKLIANPLDDRLLEDIELSDKDKKFLKEDELNNIVEVKINKYPIAQYSAEGTVVRSLPLDKGDEGDENILLTKSNLQENTPSPKAILKSLSTTNRVDLTDQACLLLSSWQSVNSPILPAISSQQQEGGTRIWIHSTAIAERINQGGKLDEWIKERGESICLGNKWRPLLNQELIKASKFEVGEINEAITLAIDLDSNGSIKDWEFFLSRIRPVASVNKDQLQAVANRKPKARNIPQILKPIKDHITQIQTIIFCSTQLHRHNTKNIELDLEIPNIDKLTELRIYNPLRDYFGSDSKFDNSDPNCVLREFIKTANSIWHFHSRAYGIPTISTYLQNIDQNSINEVIKSAISLNIKIDLDENGYVEPSELLTTIEDNPNKRILYKILKQSTKHKRFVICRSLQEIKEKNDSNLLNDQFIQYSNQSPWICPSSSYLDLLNQRTIVLLLKEAKLKKKSKEAKKLLVGRKDSWNSIDYDLFTPSTLNTFNSLINENSLDTITKSTQKLNIFYDGLISMSKSREALKVINKNHEAYITGVQSYGFFAELDHLKIEGLVHVSTLNDDWYEYRSRQTLLIGRKYKKTYQLGDKITVKIVKVDLLRNQIDLEINTQEDMTKADIKVTQQAPVTVSISN comes from the coding sequence ATGATTACTATTCGGAATATTCTTAGCTTTTTGAGTAAGGATGAGACTATAGAAATAAAAACGCTTGAAAAGGCTCTTAAATTAACAAAAAAGGATCTAAAAATTAAACTTGATATAGCATTAAAGGCCCTTGCTAAACTAGATATTATTGATATTGATGAATTATATAATGTAAAACTTTCAGATAATACTAATAATATAAAAGCAAAGATTAGATGTAGCAGTAAAGGTTATTGTTTCGCTTATACAGAAGATGACCATGAAGATATTTATATAAGAGAACATTCATTGAATCACGCTTGGCATGGAGATAGTGTACTCGTTAGATTACATAAAGAAGGTCATAGACGTAAGTCACCAGAAGGATCTGTTCTATGCATTCTAGAAAGAAATACTTCATCCTTAATATCAACAATCAGGCAATCTGAAAGCAAACTAATAGCCAACCCTCTAGATGATAGATTATTGGAAGATATAGAATTAAGCGATAAAGATAAGAAATTTCTAAAAGAAGATGAATTAAATAATATAGTTGAAGTTAAGATTAATAAGTACCCTATAGCACAATACTCAGCTGAAGGTACAGTTGTTAGGTCTTTACCTTTAGACAAAGGTGATGAAGGAGACGAAAATATTCTTCTAACTAAGTCTAACTTACAGGAAAATACACCAAGTCCAAAAGCAATTCTTAAAAGTTTATCAACGACAAATAGAGTTGATCTTACAGATCAAGCATGCCTCCTTCTTTCTAGTTGGCAATCAGTTAATTCTCCAATACTTCCAGCAATTTCATCTCAACAGCAAGAGGGAGGTACTAGAATTTGGATACACTCAACCGCAATTGCTGAAAGAATTAATCAAGGAGGAAAGTTAGATGAATGGATAAAGGAAAGAGGAGAATCTATTTGTCTTGGCAATAAATGGAGACCTCTTCTTAACCAAGAACTCATAAAAGCATCAAAATTTGAAGTAGGCGAGATTAATGAGGCAATTACTCTCGCAATAGACTTAGACAGTAATGGATCAATTAAGGACTGGGAATTCTTTTTGAGTAGAATTAGACCTGTTGCATCAGTAAACAAGGATCAACTTCAAGCAGTTGCTAATAGAAAACCAAAGGCACGAAATATTCCGCAAATACTCAAACCAATTAAAGATCATATTACTCAAATACAAACAATTATTTTCTGTAGTACGCAATTACATAGGCATAATACTAAGAATATAGAATTAGATTTAGAAATACCTAATATTGATAAGTTAACTGAATTAAGAATATATAATCCACTTAGAGATTATTTTGGATCGGATAGTAAATTTGATAATTCCGATCCGAATTGCGTTTTAAGAGAGTTCATTAAGACTGCAAACTCTATCTGGCATTTTCATTCTAGAGCTTATGGAATACCAACTATTTCCACTTATTTGCAAAATATAGATCAAAATTCAATTAATGAAGTAATTAAATCAGCAATTTCTTTAAATATAAAGATTGATCTTGACGAGAACGGCTATGTAGAACCATCAGAGCTATTAACTACAATAGAAGATAACCCCAATAAGAGAATATTATACAAAATACTTAAACAGTCTACAAAACATAAAAGATTTGTTATTTGTAGATCTTTACAAGAAATTAAGGAAAAAAATGATAGTAATTTGTTAAATGATCAATTCATACAATATAGCAATCAATCTCCATGGATTTGTCCTTCTAGTAGTTATTTAGATCTTTTAAATCAACGAACCATTGTTCTTCTGCTAAAAGAAGCAAAGTTAAAAAAGAAAAGTAAAGAAGCGAAAAAATTACTCGTGGGAAGGAAGGACTCATGGAATTCTATAGACTATGACTTATTTACACCATCAACATTGAATACATTTAATTCTTTGATAAATGAAAACTCACTAGATACAATTACTAAAAGTACACAGAAGTTGAATATATTCTATGATGGATTGATTTCAATGAGCAAATCAAGAGAGGCACTAAAGGTTATAAATAAGAACCATGAAGCCTATATAACAGGAGTTCAAAGTTATGGCTTCTTTGCTGAATTGGATCATCTTAAAATTGAAGGACTTGTTCACGTAAGTACGTTAAATGACGATTGGTACGAGTACAGATCAAGACAAACACTTCTTATAGGCAGAAAATACAAAAAAACCTATCAGTTAGGCGATAAAATAACCGTCAAAATTGTAAAGGTTGATTTATTAAGGAATCAGATTGATTTAGAGATTAATACTCAAGAAGATATGACTAAAGCAGATATTAAAGTTACACAGCAAGCACCTGTAACCGTATCTATAAGTAATTAA
- a CDS encoding TMEM165/GDT1 family protein codes for MDFTLLLSIFTTVFLAELGDKTQLATFALSGSTNKPYAVFLGSSLALIITSLIGALAGGSISSLFPEELLEALAAVIFIYLGITLLRNALMEQKEIQSL; via the coding sequence ATGGACTTTACTTTATTATTATCCATTTTCACCACTGTATTCTTAGCTGAGTTAGGAGATAAGACCCAGCTAGCCACTTTTGCTTTAAGTGGATCAACCAATAAACCTTATGCAGTTTTTTTAGGCTCTTCATTAGCTCTCATCATTACTAGCCTTATAGGAGCTCTCGCTGGTGGTTCTATATCATCACTCTTTCCAGAGGAACTACTTGAAGCCTTAGCCGCTGTTATTTTTATATATCTTGGGATAACCCTTTTGAGAAATGCATTAATGGAACAAAAAGAGATACAATCCTTATGA
- a CDS encoding TMEM165/GDT1 family protein, whose translation MTKNNEDTSDLSETSKEKLSDGFFAIFTSTFISVFIAELGDKTQIATLLLSAKSGKPAVVFAGAALALISSTLFVVILGSWLSKKISQVRISFISSFIMMSLGLWFGFQSLQTYFSSN comes from the coding sequence ATGACTAAAAATAATGAAGATACTAGCGATCTGTCAGAAACGAGTAAAGAAAAACTATCTGACGGTTTTTTTGCTATATTTACCTCAACTTTTATAAGTGTTTTTATAGCCGAGTTAGGCGACAAAACACAAATAGCAACATTACTATTATCAGCTAAATCTGGAAAACCGGCTGTGGTTTTTGCTGGAGCTGCATTAGCATTAATATCCTCAACACTTTTTGTCGTAATACTCGGTAGTTGGCTTTCTAAGAAGATTTCTCAAGTAAGAATTAGTTTTATCTCTTCTTTTATTATGATGTCATTAGGCCTATGGTTTGGTTTTCAATCATTGCAAACTTATTTTTCTTCTAACTAA
- the psb30 gene encoding photosystem II reaction center protein Ycf12/Psb30, with protein sequence MGNLIPLVAVVLAGPAIIALIFYRR encoded by the coding sequence ATGGGTAACTTAATTCCTTTAGTAGCTGTTGTACTAGCAGGACCAGCAATAATTGCTTTGATTTTCTACAGAAGATAA
- the recJ gene encoding single-stranded-DNA-specific exonuclease RecJ, whose amino-acid sequence MTNSINHNHHNNSSISREKWILPTFVNCNQLSEVELPIHLKAILLRRGFCSSSEVKDLTTKNDLPKATNHFEELAKASLRIKNACINKENIAICGDYDADGMTSSALLNEVISLLDGKCEVSIPSRQKDGYGLSKAMVSNLYHKNVSLIITVDNGISAKEALRKAKELNIDVIVSDHHQIPKDFTDCYALIHPHNTPINSPYRYLAGVGLAYIIAKEIISINPGKPLLENTLDYFCIGTIADMTELKGANRVLLKRGIPNLINTSSKGLKALLKSSKIKNNRINSEDISFKLAPRINSIGRIADPKIILDLFSENDEKNINDLLIEIESINSKRRALCESITLEALNNILDNNCTNQNFIILKSHTWHSGVIGIVASRILDRYNKPVAILTLVSPGIYRASARAPKGFNLIAALEKCRDLFESYGGHPAAGGFTIGEEKIEFLETKLNSIANEYPLDIFQKKVEPESHIVFSDLNEELIQGLDLLEPFGVGNPKPLFWTRECEIKSIYNIGNNHTKLVLKNDSIKLNAIHWSSNFNYQLYQKVDIVFYLDFYKVKNDIRKQLIIKNVREYQRVCKLNIKDRSYSCFLDENKNVIIRNSLGKLLSSSSDMSDICKKRESKEYIEYLFNSAKLSLGAVV is encoded by the coding sequence ATGACTAATTCTATTAATCATAACCACCATAATAATTCTAGTATATCCAGAGAGAAGTGGATTTTACCTACATTCGTTAATTGTAATCAATTGTCAGAAGTGGAATTACCCATTCACTTAAAAGCAATTCTATTAAGACGAGGTTTTTGTAGTTCTTCTGAAGTAAAAGACCTCACTACTAAAAACGATTTGCCAAAAGCTACAAATCATTTTGAAGAATTAGCTAAAGCGAGCTTAAGGATAAAGAACGCTTGTATAAATAAGGAAAATATAGCAATTTGTGGAGATTATGATGCCGATGGTATGACAAGTTCTGCCTTGCTTAATGAGGTTATCAGTCTTCTTGATGGTAAATGCGAAGTATCAATTCCTAGTAGACAAAAAGACGGCTATGGTTTAAGCAAGGCAATGGTGAGTAATCTATATCATAAAAATGTAAGCTTAATAATTACCGTAGACAATGGTATTTCAGCTAAGGAAGCTTTGAGGAAAGCGAAGGAATTAAATATTGATGTAATTGTAAGTGATCACCACCAAATCCCAAAGGACTTTACTGATTGCTACGCTTTAATTCACCCACATAATACACCTATTAATTCTCCTTATCGATATTTAGCTGGTGTTGGACTTGCTTATATCATAGCCAAAGAAATTATAAGTATTAATCCAGGCAAACCTCTTTTAGAAAATACCCTTGATTATTTCTGTATAGGAACAATTGCAGATATGACAGAGCTAAAAGGAGCTAATAGAGTTCTGTTAAAAAGGGGAATACCTAACTTAATTAATACAAGTTCTAAAGGACTTAAGGCACTTCTAAAGTCTTCTAAAATAAAAAATAATAGAATAAATAGTGAAGATATATCTTTTAAGCTAGCTCCTAGAATTAATTCTATTGGACGAATAGCTGACCCAAAGATTATTTTAGATCTCTTTTCTGAGAACGATGAAAAGAATATCAATGATCTTCTTATAGAGATAGAGTCTATTAATTCTAAAAGAAGGGCATTATGTGAATCAATAACATTAGAAGCTTTAAATAATATATTAGATAACAACTGTACTAATCAAAATTTTATTATTTTGAAAAGCCATACATGGCATTCTGGTGTTATAGGTATAGTCGCCTCAAGAATCCTGGATAGATATAATAAACCTGTAGCTATCTTGACTTTAGTTTCTCCTGGGATTTACAGAGCATCTGCTAGAGCTCCAAAAGGTTTTAACCTAATAGCAGCTTTAGAAAAATGTAGAGACCTATTTGAATCTTATGGAGGACATCCAGCTGCTGGAGGATTTACTATCGGCGAAGAGAAGATAGAATTTCTAGAAACTAAACTCAACTCAATAGCAAATGAATATCCACTAGATATTTTCCAAAAGAAAGTTGAACCTGAATCACATATTGTTTTCTCAGATCTAAATGAGGAACTTATACAAGGATTGGACTTATTAGAACCATTTGGTGTTGGGAACCCGAAACCTCTCTTCTGGACAAGAGAATGTGAGATAAAAAGTATATATAATATAGGGAATAATCATACGAAGTTGGTTCTAAAAAATGATAGTATAAAATTAAATGCTATTCACTGGTCCTCTAATTTTAATTATCAATTATATCAGAAGGTTGATATTGTTTTTTATCTAGATTTCTACAAAGTAAAGAATGATATAAGGAAGCAACTGATTATAAAGAATGTAAGAGAATATCAAAGAGTTTGCAAATTAAACATCAAAGATAGATCATATTCATGTTTTTTAGATGAAAATAAGAATGTTATTATCAGAAATAGTCTTGGAAAGTTACTAAGTTCTAGCTCTGATATGAGTGATATTTGTAAAAAAAGAGAATCTAAAGAATATATTGAATATCTCTTTAACTCTGCCAAGCTTTCTCTTGGAGCAGTAGTATAG
- a CDS encoding HAD-IA family hydrolase, translating to MTQLKGVFWDVDGTLADTEMHVHRKAFNKAFSYFGLKWYWGEDLYEKLLDIAGGLNRIAFYIKQKNIDIDKNKIKAIHSKKQLFYQQILKDEIIPLRPGVGRLIKELADHNISQWIVTTSGRKAIDALFVSSLAKYLYCFKGSITYEDVLNHKPKPDAYLKALSMSKLSKNECIVIEDSEIGLMSAKAANLKCIITISPWKKVDRTNFESADCVVNNLGESSSNSKFIIGPASKEGFINFSYLQKIIS from the coding sequence ATGACTCAGTTAAAAGGAGTATTTTGGGACGTTGATGGTACCCTAGCTGATACTGAAATGCATGTGCACAGAAAGGCCTTTAACAAAGCATTTAGTTATTTTGGCTTAAAATGGTATTGGGGTGAAGATCTATATGAAAAACTATTAGATATAGCAGGAGGTTTGAATAGGATAGCTTTCTATATAAAGCAAAAGAACATAGATATTGATAAAAATAAAATAAAAGCTATACATAGTAAGAAGCAGTTATTTTACCAGCAAATTTTAAAAGATGAAATTATACCTCTAAGGCCTGGAGTTGGAAGACTGATAAAGGAATTAGCAGATCATAATATTAGTCAGTGGATAGTTACAACATCAGGAAGAAAGGCTATAGACGCATTATTTGTTTCTTCCTTAGCAAAATATTTATATTGCTTTAAGGGGTCTATTACCTATGAAGATGTACTTAATCATAAGCCAAAACCTGACGCATATTTAAAAGCTCTTTCAATGAGCAAACTTAGTAAAAATGAGTGTATCGTTATAGAAGATTCAGAGATCGGGTTAATGTCAGCTAAAGCAGCAAATTTAAAGTGCATAATCACTATCTCACCATGGAAGAAAGTTGATCGCACAAACTTCGAATCGGCTGATTGTGTTGTTAATAATTTGGGTGAAAGTTCCTCTAATTCTAAATTTATTATTGGTCCTGCAAGTAAAGAAGGTTTTATTAATTTCTCATATTTACAAAAAATTATTTCTTAA
- a CDS encoding DUF565 domain-containing protein, which translates to MSIQKTRINLFVKSLSSAFLYSAKGPWKSRSVGILSILFGYYFSSNLLTYLIDSKTQKVIVLILLLIFLEVIVRLRTRILKIYSFSVYFYLLDNFRLGTTYSIVLEAFKLGS; encoded by the coding sequence ATGTCTATTCAAAAAACCAGAATAAATCTTTTTGTCAAATCGCTCTCAAGTGCCTTTCTTTACTCTGCAAAGGGACCATGGAAAAGTAGGTCAGTTGGAATTCTGTCTATTTTATTTGGTTATTATTTCTCAAGTAATCTTTTAACTTACCTTATTGATAGCAAGACACAGAAGGTTATTGTACTTATTCTTCTTCTTATATTTTTAGAAGTAATTGTAAGATTACGGACAAGAATATTAAAAATCTATAGCTTTTCGGTGTATTTCTACCTTTTAGATAACTTTCGTCTTGGTACTACATACTCAATAGTTCTCGAGGCTTTTAAGCTGGGTTCTTGA
- the rpmF gene encoding 50S ribosomal protein L32, translating to MAVPKKKTSKGKRNQRHATWKAKASVAAQKALSIGKSVLTGRAQGFVYPITENEESEE from the coding sequence ATGGCAGTACCTAAGAAGAAAACCTCGAAAGGCAAGCGAAACCAGAGACATGCAACATGGAAGGCAAAAGCTTCTGTTGCGGCTCAAAAGGCCTTATCTATTGGAAAATCTGTTTTAACAGGAAGGGCGCAAGGCTTTGTATATCCAATTACTGAAAACGAAGAATCAGAGGAATAG